A part of Paenibacillus sp. IHBB 10380 genomic DNA contains:
- a CDS encoding MerR family transcriptional regulator: MGDDIRRNMALFPIGIVMKLTDLSARQIRYYEQHSLIVPARTAGNQRLFSFNDVERLLEIKALIEKGVNIAGIKQVMNPVSKESEEATVITPDTEVRRRELSDSQLHRLLKQQLVIGKRPGQVSLFQGELSRFFNK; the protein is encoded by the coding sequence ATGGGTGACGATATTCGTAGAAATATGGCTTTATTCCCGATTGGCATAGTAATGAAATTAACCGACTTATCTGCGAGACAGATACGTTATTACGAACAACATAGCTTGATTGTCCCAGCTAGAACAGCAGGGAATCAACGCCTATTCTCATTTAATGATGTTGAGAGGTTGCTTGAGATTAAAGCGCTGATCGAGAAGGGTGTTAACATTGCTGGCATCAAACAGGTAATGAATCCTGTCTCGAAGGAATCTGAAGAAGCTACAGTCATTACACCTGACACAGAGGTTAGACGTAGAGAACTATCTGATTCACAACTTCACCGTCTGTTGAAACAGCAACTAGTCATTGGTAAGAGACCGGGTCAAGTGTCATTATTTCAAGGTGAATTGTCCCGGTTTTTTAATAAATAA
- the glnA gene encoding type I glutamate--ammonia ligase, which translates to MSYTQDDILRMAKEENVRFIRLQFTDLLGTIKNVEIPVSQLKKAVDNKMMFDGSSIEGYVRIEESDMYLYPDLDTWVVFPWVTESRVARLICDIYMPDGTPFAGDPRGILKRCLKEADEMGYTSMKVGPEPEFFLFKTDEKGNPTTELNDNGGYFDLAPMDLGENCRREIVLTLEEMGFEVEASHHEVAPGQHEIDFKYEDAIKAADQIQTFKLVVKTIAREHGLHATFMPKPLYGVNGSGMHCHQSLFKGEENSFYDESDELGLSQTARHYMAGLLKHARAYAAITNPTVNSYKRLVPGYEAPCYVAWSGSNRSPMIRIPASRGLSTRVEVRNPDPAANPYLALAVMLKAGLDGVKNEMKLPAPIDRNIYVMSEEERIEAGIPSLPSDLKEALNELIRSQVITEALGDHALAYFYELKEIEWDMFRTQVHQWERDQYMTLY; encoded by the coding sequence ATGAGTTATACACAAGATGATATTCTTCGTATGGCCAAGGAAGAGAATGTTCGATTTATTCGATTGCAGTTTACTGATCTACTAGGCACGATCAAGAATGTTGAGATCCCTGTCAGTCAATTAAAGAAGGCAGTCGATAATAAGATGATGTTTGACGGTTCTTCTATTGAAGGATACGTACGGATTGAAGAATCGGATATGTATTTATATCCTGATCTTGATACTTGGGTTGTTTTCCCTTGGGTAACGGAAAGTCGTGTTGCTCGTTTGATTTGTGATATTTATATGCCAGACGGTACACCATTTGCTGGTGATCCACGTGGCATTCTGAAACGTTGTCTTAAGGAAGCCGACGAAATGGGTTATACATCCATGAAGGTTGGACCTGAGCCTGAATTCTTCTTGTTCAAAACAGATGAAAAAGGAAACCCAACAACTGAATTGAACGATAATGGTGGTTATTTCGACCTTGCACCTATGGATCTCGGTGAAAACTGTCGTCGTGAAATCGTTCTTACTCTTGAAGAGATGGGCTTTGAAGTCGAAGCATCTCACCATGAGGTTGCTCCTGGGCAACATGAAATTGACTTCAAATACGAAGATGCAATTAAAGCAGCGGATCAGATCCAAACGTTCAAGTTGGTCGTTAAGACGATAGCTCGTGAACATGGATTGCATGCTACATTTATGCCTAAGCCTCTGTATGGTGTGAATGGATCAGGTATGCACTGTCACCAATCTCTATTCAAGGGTGAAGAGAATTCATTCTATGATGAGAGTGATGAGCTAGGTCTAAGCCAGACAGCCCGTCATTATATGGCAGGTCTTCTGAAGCATGCTCGTGCTTATGCAGCTATTACGAATCCAACAGTGAATTCATATAAACGACTTGTACCTGGTTATGAAGCACCTTGCTATGTAGCATGGTCTGGTAGTAACCGTAGTCCAATGATTCGTATTCCTGCTTCACGTGGACTAAGCACACGTGTAGAAGTACGTAATCCAGATCCAGCGGCTAATCCATATCTTGCTCTCGCTGTGATGTTGAAAGCAGGTCTAGACGGAGTTAAGAATGAAATGAAGTTACCTGCTCCAATTGATCGTAACATTTATGTGATGTCGGAAGAAGAACGGATCGAAGCAGGTATTCCTAGCCTACCATCCGATTTGAAAGAAGCATTGAATGAACTTATTCGTAGCCAAGTTATTACTGAAGCATTAGGAGATCATGCACTAGCATACTTCTATGAACTGAAAGAAATTGAGTGGGATATGTTTAGAACTCAAGTTCACCAATGGGAACGCGATCAATATATGACTTTGTACTAG
- a CDS encoding methionine gamma-lyase family protein — translation MARFSEELEQCMNEVEQQIEGQLRVIDKVVDRNQWKVIDAFQQHQVSDYHFAGSTGYGYNDRGREVLDLVYADVFGAEAALVRPHFASGTHTISTALFGVLRPGDELFYITGRPYDTLHKVIGQAGDGNGSLLDFGITYREAALKEDGGVDWDAVERGITSATKVIGIQRSRGYDWRSSFTVEQIGEMVSRIRLIKPEIIVFVDNCYGEFTEEVEPTEVGVDLMAGSLIKNPGGGIAETGGYICGKKEYVELASYRLTAPGIGREVGAMLGTTRGIYQGLFLAPMIVGQAVKGSVFAAAMFAKFGFDTKPAWDEKRTDLIQAISFAGPEHLIAFVQGIQRAAAVDSHVVPEPWDMPGYEHPVIMAAGTFIQGGSLELSADAPIREPYIGYMQGGLTYSHVKYGVLKSIQIMQDRKLL, via the coding sequence ATGGCACGGTTTAGTGAAGAATTGGAACAATGTATGAATGAAGTAGAGCAACAAATTGAAGGCCAGCTAAGAGTGATAGACAAGGTAGTAGATCGCAATCAATGGAAAGTCATCGATGCTTTTCAACAACATCAGGTAAGTGATTATCATTTTGCCGGTTCTACAGGATATGGATATAATGATCGAGGACGTGAAGTGTTAGATTTAGTCTATGCAGATGTGTTCGGTGCTGAAGCTGCTTTGGTACGGCCTCATTTTGCCTCGGGTACTCACACGATATCTACGGCGTTATTTGGAGTTCTGCGTCCAGGTGATGAACTGTTCTATATTACAGGGCGTCCTTATGACACACTTCATAAAGTTATCGGTCAAGCAGGGGACGGGAATGGTTCTCTGCTTGACTTTGGGATAACTTACCGAGAAGCTGCATTGAAAGAGGATGGAGGCGTTGACTGGGATGCTGTTGAACGTGGAATAACATCAGCTACCAAAGTTATTGGTATTCAGAGATCTAGAGGATACGATTGGCGCTCATCTTTCACAGTGGAACAGATTGGAGAAATGGTTAGTCGGATTAGGTTAATCAAACCGGAGATCATTGTATTCGTTGACAATTGCTATGGTGAATTCACAGAAGAAGTTGAACCTACCGAAGTGGGCGTAGATCTAATGGCGGGTTCATTAATTAAAAACCCTGGTGGCGGAATCGCTGAGACAGGTGGCTATATTTGTGGGAAGAAGGAGTATGTAGAGCTCGCTTCTTACCGCTTAACCGCGCCGGGAATTGGTAGAGAAGTAGGAGCAATGCTAGGAACAACACGTGGAATTTATCAGGGGTTGTTCCTAGCTCCTATGATTGTTGGACAAGCTGTCAAAGGGAGCGTATTTGCCGCGGCTATGTTTGCTAAGTTTGGCTTCGATACGAAGCCAGCATGGGATGAGAAACGTACGGATTTGATCCAAGCGATTTCTTTTGCTGGACCAGAACACCTCATCGCTTTTGTGCAAGGCATTCAACGAGCAGCAGCAGTGGATAGTCATGTCGTACCTGAACCTTGGGACATGCCGGGATATGAGCATCCCGTAATCATGGCTGCAGGTACTTTTATTCAAGGTGGTAGCTTAGAATTATCAGCTGACGCACCAATTCGTGAGCCCTATATCGGGTATATGCAAGGTGGCTTAACCTACTCTCATGTGAAATATGGAGTACTTAAGTCGATCCAGATCATGCAAGACAGAAAATTATTGTGA